The DNA segment AAGTATGAGTTACTAACCCTGCAACTGCTacaaaatgtcaaaatttttgttTTACATTACCAGAATGTATTACAATTTTTAAACTTAATTTGGATCCTATACAaaccaaatttaaaattttgatacttcAAACAGTAAAATTCACTCAAATTTAGTCAAGTTTCTGAACTCAGATGATGTTTCTTTAAGCTGTGAGCTACAAAAATCATCCAAGtggtagattatatatatatatatatatatatatgtatgtattttaaATCTATATATGGGTTTTTTCCCCCCAAATTCTCATTgcattttaaaacaaaaaaaaagtatgTAGAAGAATCTTATGGAGTTGCTGTAAATTCTTATGCTGAGAAATGCAATTCTTATGAATTTTCATAGacccatattttattttattttatcttttactGCTAGGTTGACAAAGCTACCAAGTTGTTTGCTGGTTTGTCTGCTTGGTGTCCTATTGGATGTGCCCATGATAAGTATTGTGGCACTATGCAAGAGCCCCTACTTGCTACTGAAGGGTTGGCACCGCCTATTTCATGACTTAATCGGAAGGGAAGGACCCTTTTTAGAGACCGTTTGTGTACCCTTTGCTGGCTTAGCTATCCTGTTGTGGCCATTGGCTGTTATCGGGGCACTAGTCTCTGCATTCCTGTGCAGCTTCCTTCTAGGACTTTATGGTGGTGTGGTCGTTCATCAGGTATGTGTTGTTAAGTTATTAACAAATTAAGATTTGTGACAAATGATTTCTGTTCACTTTCGGCTTCCAGAATCCTTGACTTGTTTACATTTGTAGGAGGACTCTCTTCGCATGGGTCTTGCATATATTGTAGCTGTGATCTCAATTTTTGATGAGTACACTAATGACCTACTTTATCTGAGAGAAGGATCTTGGTTGCCAAGGTATCAGATCGAGTTTTTACTCATAAATATTTCCTTTTTTGTAACATATGTTCCTTAGAGCACAAGATCTATGTAATTAACCAACTTGTGGGGCTAGTACAAATGTTTGATGAGATAACTAATGCTCTGATTGCTAATTGAAGGCATTTTTTGTAATATATGTTCCTTGGAGCACGAGATCTATGTAATTAACCAACTCGTGGGGCTAGTACAAATGTTTGATGAGATAACTAATGCTCTGATCGTTATTTGAAGACTTCAAAGATTCTGAAAGTTAATGCTCACTGACAGCCAGGCCCAGGTACCGGAAATCTCAAGTTGATCAAGAGCATCGTGAGCAGAAAAATGAGGTTGAGCAGAACAAGACCAAAAATGGGAAAGTTCTATCTGGCTTGAATAGAACAAAGTTGTCTTCGGAACGATCAAGGACGATGAAAAGGGCAATACAACAGCTGAAGCCCATTCAAGTCAGAAATTCTCTTTCATCAGATATATGCATATACTTATAACAGTAAAAGTATATATGTGTCATCTGCTCTCATCTAAGATATTTCTTTCTTATAGATATGGGACTGGCTCTTCAGATCTTGTGAGATAAATGGAAGGATACTACTTGGTGAGGGTCTCATCACAGTTGCAGACATCGAAGAATGTATTGTCAAAGGAAAATGCAAGAAATTAAGCATAAAATTGCCTTCATGGTGTATTCTGCAATGTCTGCTACGGTCTGCAAAGTCTGACTCGTATGGATTACTTATATGTATGGCATTCGGCTTGCATATTAAAGATTCTCCACTAGCTGTGAGTGCAGGGTACAGACCATCTGACTGATATCTGTTTGAACTTTGAATTCTTCAGCTGATGAAGTGGAAGTTAGTAATTTTAACTGGCCAAATGATAAAGTATTGGATTGGATTCTTGGACCGCTTCTGATCATGAAGGACCAGATAAGAAGACTACAGCTGGATGAGAATGAAGAAGCCTGCTTAAGGAAGCTGATACTGACCAGCAAAACTGAGAAACCCGAGGACTGGGATGGAGAAGGATTTCCATCAGATGACAACATACGAAAGGCTCAATTGCAAGCAATATTTAGAAGGTATGTCCACTATCACTCTGGATAATTTCAATCTCGAAAAGTTTGAGACAATGCATCAGATGCACACTCAGGTGTGCCATCTACTTTTATTTCTGATGACAACTAGAGATTGTTTGAACTCCTGTGGCAGAGTCTGTTGTAAGTCTATAGATTTTCCTCTTAACATTAAGTTTTTAATAGTTCAGTGCCTACCGGATTACAAAAGATTAGAGAGAGGGAAGAAGATAAATTTTGTTTAATCTATTTGAAAGTCTTGACATTTCTTGCATCctaatcactcaaaacatagtgaTCCTGATATCAGTTGTCCATTGTCTCCTACAGATCTTATAGCAATTCTTGCCCTCTGGAACTAGTAAACCAACTGTTGGTTGTAGCTCCTATAAAATGCATCTACAAGtaggaagagaaaaaaagagagaacaaaaatCATTCAGATGAGAAAATGAGATAATTTCCAAAGAAGATGTTTTAACGTTGGCAAGTGATGCAAGTAATGAAAGAAAACCTATTTGAAGGGAAGATTTTCTAAACGATTATGACTCGTAGTCTAATTATTTGTTAATAAACATTTGAGGTTTTTTTAAAGTTTGATTGCAATTTCTGGATGAAAATTTGGATCACAAGTGGATAATTTGAGAAGATTTTTGTTTGGTACAAAATGTATACGGTTGTGCATATAACTGAATAAGCCTTGGAATATAAACTTTGTGATGTTATTATGAGAGTCCTATGATCAAGTCTCACTATGTATTGTGAGGTTCACCTTCATTTACTTTTGAGTTCCATATGTTACGCTAGTGAACGAGATTGTTAGAACATATGTGCACAAGCTTAAGACTGGATAAAATGTTGCATAAGAAGCTAGGCACTACTGAGACACCACACTTATCGTCTAAATTATGTAGTGACCAAGACTCATGTGATAGccaattatgcatgatcatttatGAATTGCCCAAAGACAAACTATTTACTTGATATATTGACTTCTTAATTTCAGTAGTCTGCTAAACTGATATTAGCCTATGAAGGCACTTTTTTCTTCAAGATGTATTATGTGTGCAGGTTGCAAGGGATTGTAACAAACATGTCTAGAATTCCAAGTTTCCGACGACGGTTTAAAAGTTTGGTGAAGTCTTTGTATCTGGAGGCAATAGAAACTGGTGCATTGACTGAAGCCCATGGCGGATCTGCTTCTGGAAGCAAGACCAGTGATGGCAGGAAAAGGCaaaacaaaagcatagcaagatggaGTAGCCTAGATGTTGGTGGTAGCATAGTGTGATGGATTTTGTTTGGGAAAACTAATCACTTCAGTGTAATGTGAGCATTAATATAAAATGTCGAAATGTGGTTATCTTGTCCTTTGTTTCCAAGTCCATTACAGGACTTGAAAATGTGATGCCCCTACAGAAGAAAACTACAATCTCATGGAGTCATCTTCCAATGCTTCTGTTCAGTTCTCTAGAGCAAAAGACAAGGTACAAGTTATCAGCAGCTCCACATTATGCTCAACATGATCACCAATGAAAAGTGTGTTACACTCCACTGAGGTCAGTGGACTTCTTTTGAGTTCCAGTGCTAAATTGCTGATAGTTGCATTTGAGTTTATGCAAGTTTTAGGAGTGTGGTTATTTCTAGATAGcaagattttaatttattttgatatttctatgattttgaccaaatcaaaatatatctGATGCCTGTTTTATCCATGTAATGTGGTGCATGTCTTTTGAAAAGACCTAATTGGTTGCACTTATTAGTAGCTCATGGCATTGATTTAAGCTGAGGTCAGTTGTAGATGTGAGACTAAATTGGAGTTTATaatttttcatatttaaaatatttcaaaatcaaTGTTTAGTATGGTGCACCTGAAATTTAACCCAATGTTGATGTTGACTTTTTGAATCCTATATCATAAGgtgatcaaaataaaataatttactatGAAGGTCAACTAAAAAGTATAAGATGATTAGTTTTTTCATGACATTTTCTTGAGCTATGTGCCTGACAAGTGGACTCCAAAAAAACCACAACACTTTTGGATTAACTTATGAGCTGAATTAATTGATttggaatgatatgaatgcactcAAAATGGCTGCATTTGGTAAGTGGTGGTGTGATGTCACTGTTTTAGCTTTTTTGACCTGTTTTCCAAAGAACACAATGCTTTGGATGTCTGTGTCCTGAATTATCTGAATTAAAATAATCTGAATGCCCTCAAAATGGTTGCTATTAGGTAATGAATGTTAGGTCATTTGACTT comes from the Musa acuminata AAA Group cultivar baxijiao chromosome BXJ2-8, Cavendish_Baxijiao_AAA, whole genome shotgun sequence genome and includes:
- the LOC135585496 gene encoding uncharacterized membrane protein At3g27390-like isoform X3; translation: MLPLPLILWPILGILGSLVVAIGYGFFAPLIATFEAVGEGFVDKLYHCFSGGCVDTIKGACTLVVDFTDFCFHSYFSYMDDLCEKVAVGETPMDVKLTKLPSCLLVCLLGVLLDVPMISIVALCKSPYLLLKGWHRLFHDLIGREGPFLETVCVPFAGLAILLWPLAVIGALVSAFLCSFLLGLYGGVVVHQEDSLRMGLAYIVAVISIFDEYTNDLLYLREGSWLPRPRYRKSQVDQEHREQKNEVEQNKTKNGKVLSGLNRTKLSSERSRTMKRAIQQLKPIQIWDWLFRSCEINGRILLGEGLITVADIEECIVKGKCKKLSIKLPSWCILQCLLRSAKSDSYGLLISDEVEVSNFNWPNDKVLDWILGPLLIMKDQIRRLQLDENEEACLRKLILTSKTEKPEDWDGEGFPSDDNIRKAQLQAIFRRLQGIVTNMSRIPSFRRRFKSLVKSLYLEAIETGALTEAHGGSASGSKTSDGRKRQNKSIARWSSLDVGGSIV
- the LOC135585496 gene encoding uncharacterized membrane protein At3g27390-like isoform X2, translated to MEVPRGIMATLWSFISFLPFFFLLLALGVVKAAVGPVVTVVVLVGNSSVVIGMWPAHFIWTYYCVMKTKRLGLVLKTFLLVMLPLPLILWPILGILGSLVVAIGYGFFAPLIATFEAVGEGFVDKLYHCFSGGCVDTIKGACTLVVDFTDFCFHSYFSYMDDLCEKVAVGETPMDVKLTKLPSCLLVCLLGVLLDVPMISIVALCKSPYLLLKGWHRLFHDLIGREGPFLETVCVPFAGLAILLWPLAVIGALVSAFLCSFLLGLYGGVVVHQEDSLRMGLAYIVAVISIFDEYTNDLLYLREGSWLPRPRYRKSQVDQEHREQKNEVEQNKTKNGKVLSGLNRTKLSSERSRTMKRAIQQLKPIQIWDWLFRSCEINGRILLGEGLITVADIEECIVKGKCKKLSIKLPSWCILQCLLRSAKSDSYGLLISDEVEVSNFNWPNDKVLDWILGPLLIMKDQIRRLQLDENEEACLRKLILTSKTEKPEDWDGEGFPSDDNIRKAQLQAIFRRLQGIVTNMSRIPSFRRRFKSLVKSLYLEAIETGALTEAHGGSASGSKTSDGRKRQNKSIARWSSLDVGGSIV
- the LOC135585496 gene encoding uncharacterized membrane protein At3g27390-like isoform X1, with protein sequence MEVPRGIMATLWSFISFLPFFFLLLALGVVKAAAVGPVVTVVVLVGNSSVVIGMWPAHFIWTYYCVMKTKRLGLVLKTFLLVMLPLPLILWPILGILGSLVVAIGYGFFAPLIATFEAVGEGFVDKLYHCFSGGCVDTIKGACTLVVDFTDFCFHSYFSYMDDLCEKVAVGETPMDVKLTKLPSCLLVCLLGVLLDVPMISIVALCKSPYLLLKGWHRLFHDLIGREGPFLETVCVPFAGLAILLWPLAVIGALVSAFLCSFLLGLYGGVVVHQEDSLRMGLAYIVAVISIFDEYTNDLLYLREGSWLPRPRYRKSQVDQEHREQKNEVEQNKTKNGKVLSGLNRTKLSSERSRTMKRAIQQLKPIQIWDWLFRSCEINGRILLGEGLITVADIEECIVKGKCKKLSIKLPSWCILQCLLRSAKSDSYGLLISDEVEVSNFNWPNDKVLDWILGPLLIMKDQIRRLQLDENEEACLRKLILTSKTEKPEDWDGEGFPSDDNIRKAQLQAIFRRLQGIVTNMSRIPSFRRRFKSLVKSLYLEAIETGALTEAHGGSASGSKTSDGRKRQNKSIARWSSLDVGGSIV